A region of the Microcystis aeruginosa FD4 genome:
CTCAAGCAACCGATTATCCTAGAAAATCTTGCCCCCGGTACTCACACCCTCCGCGTCTTGGCCCTGCGGCCTTGGCAGGAAAGTTTTAAAAATGATGGGGCCTTCGCTGAAACAACCTTTCATATTCTGACAAAAACAGGCAAAAATGCCCCTGATAACAACTTACCCCTACTAACCTACAGTCGTCCGCAAGGAATCTACGGTGCAGAACCGATTCCTGCTCGATTTTTATCTGAGTAATGCTCCTCTACGTCTGTCCAATACTGCCAACGGGGATAATAATCTTCAAGATTGGCGCATTCGTGTCACTGTCAACGGTGAAAGTTTTCTGCTTGATACTTGGGAACCAATCTATCTCAAGGGTTTTGACAAGGGCAATAACTGGGTACAACTAGAATTCATCGATGGTAAGGGAAATAAAGTCGAAAACGAGTTTAATACCAGCGTGCGCGTGATTAGCTTTGATCCCTCTTACCAAGACGGCCTCAGTCAATTAGTCCGCGGCGATTTATCCCCTATAACTGCCCGTAGCATCGTTGATCCCAACTATCAAACTATTCCCAGTCTAGAGGAAGAAACCCCCGTTATTGAGGAAGAAACCCCTGTTATTGAGGAGGAAAAAACTCCCATAGTTGAGGAAACCCCTATAGTTGAGGAGGAAAAAACCCCTATAGTTGAGGAAAACCCTGTTATTGAGCCAGAAAGCCCCATAGTTGAGGAAACCCCCGTTATTGAGGAAGAAGAAACCCCAATAGTGGAGGAAAACCCTGTTATTGAGCCAGAAAGCCCTGTTATTGAGCCAGAAAGCCCAATAGTGGAAGAAAAACCAGTAGAGACAGAAACAATCGAAAAGCTAGAGGAAACGCCTGAAGCGATCGAATCTCCCCTAGCCACCATACCACAGACAAAGGAGATTAACGAACCGGCCCCTGGGACTCAGCCTTGGGTAGAAGTGGAACCTATTCCCGAACCCCAGAACAATAGCGAGCAAAAAATCACCATTTTTGATCGCATTCAACAAACCTTAAACCGCTTCCAGTTGGCCTCTCCCCCAGCAGCCAAAGATATCGAACTACCCACCCTCGAGCCTGAATTATTCACCAATATCGATCGATCTTAAAGCCTAGCTTCATCCGGTTTTTAGGGGAAGTGGGTATTTTTCAGTGAGCAGTGAACAGTAAACAGTAATCAGTGAAAAGAAAGTTCCCAAGTTTGCTTCTATTGGAGTTAAAGTGATAAGCTTATCTTATCGAAAAAAGGGCATCAGCCTTATGTCCCTACCATTAATATCGTGCCGGCTGTAGGGGCGCAAGGTTTGCGCCCATTATGTAACATAGTGAACATTTTTCACCTGATGTCCAGAAGACCCCAAAGTTTTCACCTAACACTGTCCACTTAAAACTGCAATCTGATAACTGATAACTGAAATCCCCAACCGCTCGATCGAGGAATTATTAAACAAATATTTCGTAATATAGACAAAATTAGGAACTAAGTTATAATCTAGAACGTCTCTAGGTAATTTACTAACTTTTTGCTTGAGGTAATTGTGTTTAACAAAATTTCCCTTGTCGCTGGTTTTGCCGGTTTAGTTGCCCTGACTACCGTTGGCGCTGTACCCGCACAAGCAGGACCGGAAAATAACGAAATCCTGATCAGTCAACTGCGCGGCCATAACACCTACAGAGGTGAACCGCAACTCAACCCCGGTGACTATATACTAGGTCGCGTTCGGGGAACCGTGGGTGGCATTATGTCCATCCAATTGATCAGACCTGTAACAGTGGATGGCAAAGAAATTTTCAGTGGCGACTTTGCTGACGGAACCACCGCTCGTATTACTGGGGATGCCACGGGTGGCGACGATGTACTATTGCAAGTGGTAGATGGCAAATTAGTTTATGTGGGTAAAGCTCGTCCCTATTGGGTTTCCCGCTTGAAACTAAGATCGGAAACCGCTACCAGCAGCAATCGCTCGCAACTTTTAAGAGAACTTAACCAAAAAGAACCCGCTTGGGGACTTCCCGCTTTACCCCCGGAAACTAGAACCTTTACTGAAGTTGCTCCTCAACCCGCTACCGAGCCTAGTGTATCTCCTATCCGCGGACTTTGGTAGTGGGAAGACATCAGCAGAAAATCTCTTGTCTTTAGACTGAGAAGCTGAAAAATCCTCTCAAAATTTGATACAAATGCACTAAATGTACCCCTCTTTTTTCGATCGAAGGGGGGTTTTTATTTAATCAAAAATTGAGAAATAATTGTATTTCAGTCCAAATTCTCGTCAAAACACCGGTAAGGGCATGATCGCTATCTAATTCGATTAATTTTACCCAGGGACGATTTATGCGATAATGGCGACTATTTTCCAGGGGAATCACCTCATCGGCACGACCATGAATAATCAGGGTGGGGAGCTGCCTGATTAACTTTTCTTGGGGATAATTAGCTAAATCCTCAATAAATTTGGAATAAATTGGCAGATAACGACGATAACCGTAGTGATAAACCGATAAACTCCCAGATTTTTGCCAATTGGCTAGGGTTTCTGCTCCCAATTGTCCCAACCAAATGGGCCCGAAATTAAAAGCGGGAGCTAATAAAATTAGCCTTTGCACCTGAAAATAAGTTTCTGCCAGCCAAGCTGCCGTTAAACCGCCAAAACTGGAACCAATCAGATTGACGCTCCCATCGCACTCAAGCGAGGGATTCCCTGTTCATCCAGTTACCTTATCTATTAGGCTTTCACCTAATAGACAGAGGGTAGTCTGTCCGAGGGCTTGAATTTCTGTCCGCCCGACAGTATTTGCTCTCTGAAGTATGTTGATAGCGGCGTTTTCATCTCTGTCTAGAACACAGCCACAAGAACAAATATGAGTTCTAACAGACAATGTTTTCTTGACAATGGAACCACAATTAGAACATTCTTGACTTGTATATTGTGGATTGACCGCTATAACGAACTTCCCGTGTATTTGTCCAAAGTAGTCCAACCAATTGGTGAACATAGACCAACTTGCATCACTAATAGACTTAGCAAGCTTTCTATTTTTCACCATATTAGAAACCTTCAAATCTTCATAGACTACCAAATCGTTAGATTGGATTAACGCTTTTGCTGTCTTAACAACAAAATCTTTACGTTGTCTAGAGACTTTTAAATGAAGGCGGGCTACTTTTGACTTCTGCTTTTGACGCTTGTTGCTTCCTTTTTTCTTCTTAGATAGCCTACGTTGGGCTTTCTTTAAACGCTTCTCTGCTTGACGAAGGAATCGAGGGTTATTTACTTTTTCCCCATTGGAGTCAGTCAAGAAATGGTTTAAGCCAACATCAATTCCTATTTCCTTTCCTGTAGAATCAAGGGGTTCTACTCGCTCAAGGTCTAGAACAAATTGACAATAAAATCCGTCAGCCCTTTTAAGGGGCCTAACTCTTTTAATTAGCGACTTATCTAAAATTTGACGATTATAAGAGCCAACTAGCTTTAACTTACCAATTCCAGTTTTATCTGTTATGTGGATAGACTTTTTATCTTCTGATAGTTTCCAGCCAGAAGTTTTATACTCCACAGACCTTGAGAACTTCTTGAATTTAGGGTAGCCTTTTTGAGCTAAACCTTTCTTACAATTGTCATAAAAACGGGATATAGCAAACCAAGCTCTTTCAGCACTAGCTTGACGAGCCATAGAGTTAAGTTTACCTACAAACGGAGTGTCTGAATCATTACTCAACGTTGTTACAAATTTGCAAAAAGAAGCATAATTTACCTTATCTTCTCTGTGAGAATCCATCCAGAGTCTAATGCACTTATTCCGAATGAACTGTCCTATTCTAATAGCTTCTAAGATAGCCATTTGTTGTTGTTGTGTAGCTTTAACCTTAAACTCTATGACTCGCATTGACCCGACCTCTCAATGTGTTATGTTATCACTATATCATCTCACCGTACAAGTTGTCAATAGGTATGGAACCCAATTACTTTAAGACCCGCAGGGCTACGTTTAATCTTACTGTTCATATAGTGTTGGTGACTAAATATCGGAGAAAAGTATTCAAGAAAGAACATTTAGAGTTCTTAAATGAGGCTTTTAAGTCTATTGCTGATAAATGGGATGCCAGTATCGTAGAGTTTAGCGGTGAGTCTGACCATGTTCACATTCTTTTAACTTATCCCCCCCATAAATTACTAAGCGGGTTAATTGCTAATTTGAAATCTACTTCAAGCAAGCTTTTGTGGGATAACTACAGTGACCATTTAAAGAAGATTTACTGGAAAGACAAGAGAGTATTATGGACAGGAGCTTACTTTGTGGCTAGTTGTGGTGGCGTTACGATAGATCAACTTAAAAAATATGTGGAGAGCCAAGACTCCCCAGAATATTAATCGTGCTTCGCCGTTCTATACTGGCGGAACCTTTCATCTCCGAGGTAAAACCGAGAGCCTTCAAGCCGACATTTTGGGTAACGGGAAGCTGAGATTGTTCAATCAATTGGCCGATTTGAACAATCTGACGAGTGAGAGTTAAGCTAGAAAAGTCATCACCGTTAAGATCGGGAATTTCCAGTGCTAAACCCCTATTTTGCCAACAATGTGCCAAAAATTGCGCTTTTGTTGATTGGGGGCCAGAAGCAAAACCGTGTAGATAAATATATCTGTTTTCAAGGACTGCCATTCTAGAACCAATTAGATTTCTTCGTCTTGCTCTTTGGTAGCACTGGGAGAAGAATTATAAATGGCATCTAACTGCTGACGAGCATCTTCGACAGTGAGAGAACGAATCACTAACAGAGGTTCATTAATCAGCTGTCCGGCCTCGTCCAAAAGTTCCGGATGGGAAGTCATGGGATAACCGTAGGGATTATAGGAATTAGCCGATTTAGCAGGACGTTTCTGGGAATCCATGCTGACAGTAATCAGACTCCGAATTAAATTATTAATGGTCAAAAAAGCGATAACTGTGAAGGCGAGGATATAGAGCAGATGTAACATTGGCCAAGTCTCCCATGAATTATGTGTGAATATTCCTAATTGCCAAAACTTTATGCTAAAAATTCGCTCAACTCTCTAGCTTACCAAAAAGTTTCAGGTTAAGCGTCAGTTTGAGGAGATTGATGTTCTCCCCAACCCTGTAATCGACGACGACGACTGCTGACACCCCAACACTCTGCCACCAACTGATGCCAAGGCAACAACATCTTGGCCTCGATACCCACCTGACCACCTGTGGTTTTAAAGAGTAAATGAGCCGTGGCCACCTCCTGTTGGGCGTTTTTGACTCTTGCTAATAAATCGTTTTGTTCCTCGAGGCTGAGAAAGGATAATCTCTCGGATTCGAGGAGGAGACGGGAACGGGAAAACCAATGGGTGAAATCCTCTAGTAGAGGTTCCAGGATAGTTTTCAGGAGTTCGTTTTCGGTGGGTTGCGAAGGAAACATTATTCTTATAATGACGATTTTGCTTACCTTAATCTTAGCGTCATTTATATTTCTTAACATTGTGACGGGAAAATTTTAAGATTTGCCCCGGCTGTAGGCGGCACTAAAGAAGTCCTGTTCACAACTAAGGGCATAACGATAGGATAAAGAGATATTTTCCGTCATCGGGGCGTATTTATCGGCTAATTCCTCTAACTGGCTTGCTAAAGCGGCGAATTCATCCCCACTATAACTATCAATCCAAGCTTGATAGGGATTCTCAGAAATCGGCTCTAAGGCTAATTGTTGACCCAGATAGGCATAAAGACTCATACAGGGACTCATCGCCACTGCAATCGCACCGATGTCACCCATCCAAGCGGTAGCGAGAAGAAAATCCGTATAGCGACGGGTGGCGTTAGCGGGCTGAACCTTTCTCAGGTCAACCCCCCACTGGAAAGCGTAATTTTCGTGTAATTCTAATTCCTGTAATACCCCTGCGGCTAACCGATGAAAGCTAGTGAATCCCTGCCAATCGGGAGCTTTAGCGGCGGCGATACTATAAGCACGGGCGAAAGATTCCAGAAAAAAAGCATCCTGACCGACATAGAAAGCGAAACAGTCTCGTTTAAGCTCTCCTGTGGCGATACCTCGCACAAAAGGGTGTTCTAGACAAGCTTGCACTAGATCTTGATGGCTGTGCCAAAGTTGCTGACTAAGCATGGGAAAATACTAATTAGGTGGACAAGGTTGGTTAACTAGAGTTGGGCATCTCACAGGGTGACAGAGAGCCTGAGTGGTCACAGTTTCATTTCCTTAACCCAAACTGACGTTAAGCCTGTTACAATAAAGATAACTGACTAAATTGGAATTAAAAACTATGCGACTTAAGCGATGGGAGTCCCCCCGCCGGCAGGGACGTAACGACAAAGGCAAGGGCGGTTCGGCCCGACAGCGACAACTGAAAAAACAATTTAAAATGTTGTCGAAAAAACTGAAAGGGGGAGAGAGTAACATCTCTCCTCTTTTTTTGTCCCCAGCAATCGCCGCTAAAAAATCTTCCTCGGGGAAACTCTCGGTCTCCTAAAACAGTCGGAGACTTGAGCCACTTTCAGATTAGGGAAAAAAATGAAGCGTACACTTGCCGTCATGACGATGACAGTAGCTTTAACCGTCACCAGTAACCATTCTAGCCTTGCGGGAGCAATCTTCGATCGCATTCAAAAAACTGGGGTAATTACTGCCGGCGCTCGTAAAGATGCTATTCCCTTTGGTTTTGTCAACTCCCAGGGCAAGTGGGTGGGTTACAGCCTTGATATGTTAGAGTTAATTCGCAAGGAAACCGAACGGAAGTTAGGAAAACCAATTAAGTTAAAAATTGTTGAGATTACTCCCCAAAATCGTTTTGAAAAGTTGAAAACAGGGGTTATCGATATCGAATGTGGCTCCACTACTTTTACTTGGAAAAGAGAAAATGAAGTGGATTTTTCCGTTAGTTATTTTGCCAGTGGCACTCAATTACTCACCCGCAAAGGTAGTAATCTCGATGACATCGGTAGCCTGGCAGGCAGACGCATTGGAGTAATTGCCAATACTACTAATGAAGCAGTAATTAAAAACCAACAACCCGCCGCTATTTTGGTCAAAGTTAAAAATCGTGGCGAGGGTTTACAAAAACTAGAAACGGGAGAAATTGATGGTTTTGCCAGTGATGGCATTACCCTAGAAGGTTTAAGAAAAAGTGCTAAAAATCCTAATAATTTAGCTATAGTTCCCTCCTATCCCTACGCCTACGAATCCTATGCCTGTACTTTACCTGAAAATGATTCTAAATGGCGCGATACAGTGAATTATACGCTATTAAAATTCATGGAAGGGATCGTTAGTGACCAACAACAAGCGGTGACAATTTATGAACGTTGGTTTGGTGAAGATGGTGTTGTTCCCTATTCCAGAGAGACTATTAATGATTATTTTCAAGGCATTGTCAACACCTACGAATGGATTCCTTTAACTGTATTTCCCTAAAATCAAGACCTTTTTAGGGAAAGGTTCAAAAAGGCACTCTTGCAAGTGGGAATTATGAATGGGGAAGTAGGAAGTGGGGAAGTGGGTTTTTAAAGGAGGAAGGAAAATTTATTGTAATTTCTCAATGATACTGATAATGATTCTCTTTAGCTGGGGGAGATTGTTTTGAATCACTTTCCAGACGACTTTTTCATCAATTGCCCAATATTCATGAACTAATTTATCCCGCATACCTGCGATGTTTTTCCAAGGAATATTGGGATAATTAACTCTCACTTCATCAGGAATATTTTTGACGGCTTCCCCGATTATTTCAATTAATTTTACTGCCGAAAGAAAGATTT
Encoded here:
- a CDS encoding RNA-guided endonuclease InsQ/TnpB family protein: MRVIEFKVKATQQQQMAILEAIRIGQFIRNKCIRLWMDSHREDKVNYASFCKFVTTLSNDSDTPFVGKLNSMARQASAERAWFAISRFYDNCKKGLAQKGYPKFKKFSRSVEYKTSGWKLSEDKKSIHITDKTGIGKLKLVGSYNRQILDKSLIKRVRPLKRADGFYCQFVLDLERVEPLDSTGKEIGIDVGLNHFLTDSNGEKVNNPRFLRQAEKRLKKAQRRLSKKKKGSNKRQKQKSKVARLHLKVSRQRKDFVVKTAKALIQSNDLVVYEDLKVSNMVKNRKLAKSISDASWSMFTNWLDYFGQIHGKFVIAVNPQYTSQECSNCGSIVKKTLSVRTHICSCGCVLDRDENAAINILQRANTVGRTEIQALGQTTLCLLGESLIDKVTG
- a CDS encoding DUF2605 domain-containing protein is translated as MLRNINDAKIKVSKIVIIRIMFPSQPTENELLKTILEPLLEDFTHWFSRSRLLLESERLSFLSLEEQNDLLARVKNAQQEVATAHLLFKTTGGQVGIEAKMLLPWHQLVAECWGVSSRRRRLQGWGEHQSPQTDA
- a CDS encoding HepT-like ribonuclease domain-containing protein encodes the protein MTQREFRDFLQDILEAICQLEKMTQYLSFAEFSTKIEIFLSAVKLIEIIGEAVKNIPDEVRVNYPNIPWKNIAGMRDKLVHEYWAIDEKVVWKVIQNNLPQLKRIIISIIEKLQ
- the tnpA gene encoding IS200/IS605 family transposase, which produces MTKYRRKVFKKEHLEFLNEAFKSIADKWDASIVEFSGESDHVHILLTYPPHKLLSGLIANLKSTSSKLLWDNYSDHLKKIYWKDKRVLWTGAYFVASCGGVTIDQLKKYVESQDSPEY
- a CDS encoding TenA family protein, whose protein sequence is MLSQQLWHSHQDLVQACLEHPFVRGIATGELKRDCFAFYVGQDAFFLESFARAYSIAAAKAPDWQGFTSFHRLAAGVLQELELHENYAFQWGVDLRKVQPANATRRYTDFLLATAWMGDIGAIAVAMSPCMSLYAYLGQQLALEPISENPYQAWIDSYSGDEFAALASQLEELADKYAPMTENISLSYRYALSCEQDFFSAAYSRGKS
- a CDS encoding amino acid ABC transporter substrate-binding protein, with product MKRTLAVMTMTVALTVTSNHSSLAGAIFDRIQKTGVITAGARKDAIPFGFVNSQGKWVGYSLDMLELIRKETERKLGKPIKLKIVEITPQNRFEKLKTGVIDIECGSTTFTWKRENEVDFSVSYFASGTQLLTRKGSNLDDIGSLAGRRIGVIANTTNEAVIKNQQPAAILVKVKNRGEGLQKLETGEIDGFASDGITLEGLRKSAKNPNNLAIVPSYPYAYESYACTLPENDSKWRDTVNYTLLKFMEGIVSDQQQAVTIYERWFGEDGVVPYSRETINDYFQGIVNTYEWIPLTVFP
- a CDS encoding DUF2973 domain-containing protein, translating into MLHLLYILAFTVIAFLTINNLIRSLITVSMDSQKRPAKSANSYNPYGYPMTSHPELLDEAGQLINEPLLVIRSLTVEDARQQLDAIYNSSPSATKEQDEEI